The Plasmodium vivax chromosome 12, whole genome shotgun sequence genomic interval TGTGGCTtgttggaatttttttttttttttttttttttttttttgctgagcGTATTTGGGGGAAGCTCCTTTttggaggaaaagggaaatggTGGGGGTACTTTTCTGCCCTTCCTCGGCAAGAGGTCGCATTGGCTCATCGCgagatttttaaaatgtcgaCTCGTTTCGCCGCATAGCTCGggaatggcaaaaatgggaaacgCGGAGAATTGCATCCaggttggaaaaaattgcgaaaaagtgcccccaaaaaggtgaaaaaaatatgcaaacgTGTACCCAACAACTGCCTGGGGGGTATTTCCAAAAGATGGTCACCAAGAACGAAGGCAACTTTGGGGAAACGCAGGATGGAAATCGACAGGGGGGAGGTAAAGTTTTCACTGCGCAAAGTgagattttattttttattttttttttttttttccccatttgcgaCTCGTCATTTTCTTGCCATACGGGCGCGCAAGCACCGAGCAATTTTTCGCGCCGCGAATATATGAGCAAATTTCTGCCtcgaaaaagggggcaactggaaatacgcaaaaaaaatgcgagcGAAATGGACATTCAgatttgttcccttttcttttttttgtcacgtTTTGTTATGCCTTAATGAATGATTTGCCgtgcttttgcttttccttgcTGTATCGCTTTTCCATGCTGCGCCGCTTTTCCATGCTGCGCCGCTTTTCCAtgcttcgccgctttgcGCGCCCTTATTGCAAAGCTTCGTAgttgccccccccctcagccAAAAAACAAAGCGGCCGTAACTTCTCGCCGATCTGTATTTGTTTCGCCGAAGAGGTAAAgtatataatgaaaaaaaaaaaaaaaaaagttgaccTTTTTGCGATAATctcaaaatggaataaaaaaaatagcggcTTTTCCCGTTTAGCAAATTATTGCTTCAGGTGCCTGTTCccacttttgttttttccccagtCTGGTGAACGGGCAGCAGCCAAGTGTGAGCGAGCGATCACCTGGGCACGCAGCTTATCGGCACTTATCCCATTTATTGCCACGTATCCCCATTCTGCTGCTGACCTCCCTGCTCGTTCCCCTCCGCTTGTGCCTTTCCCTGGGGCACTACCCCCATGGTCGAAAGGGCATCCTGCCTGTGAATCCACCTGGGCTACCGCTACGGGGAAAGGAGGCCAGACCGCCCACAAATTATATGCATCATCACCCGGCCGTAAAGTacatccccattttggcacaCATCAACAGGGAGGTTTTTCCTTAAC includes:
- a CDS encoding hypothetical protein (encoded by transcript PVX_082870A) gives rise to the protein MSISLAFFLRISSCPLFRGRNLLIYSRREKLLGACAPVWQENDESQMGKKKKKIKNKISLCAVKTLPPPCRFPSCVSPKLPSFLVTIFWKYPPGSCWVHVCIFFSPFWGHFFAIFSNLDAILRVSHFCHSRAMRRNESTF